In Providencia zhijiangensis, a single window of DNA contains:
- a CDS encoding transcriptional regulator — protein MNKASKYFDNLNLTQAVDKVLFCIKTKGPVATAVIAHDLGLTGEAARQHIHKLTSLGLVEGVQCTAQSGAGRPRQNWILTELGHQRFPDTHAQLALQLIDSVKTIFGDAGLEKLIEQREAESRSKYLGRCQGLPLEKCLAALAEVRSEEGYMAKVEQEGDSWLFIENHCPICAAATACQNFCRSELALFREVLGSQVNVEREQYLLDGAGRCVYRVTVCSELL, from the coding sequence ATGAATAAAGCAAGTAAATACTTTGATAATCTAAATCTCACTCAAGCAGTGGATAAGGTGCTGTTTTGCATCAAAACCAAAGGACCCGTTGCCACGGCTGTGATTGCTCATGACCTGGGTTTAACGGGGGAAGCAGCCCGCCAGCATATCCATAAATTAACGTCTCTGGGGCTGGTGGAAGGTGTCCAATGTACCGCTCAGTCAGGTGCTGGACGTCCTCGGCAAAACTGGATCTTAACAGAACTGGGGCATCAACGTTTTCCCGATACCCATGCCCAGCTGGCCTTGCAGCTCATTGATTCAGTGAAAACCATTTTTGGTGATGCGGGGCTAGAAAAACTGATTGAACAGCGAGAGGCGGAAAGCCGCAGTAAATATTTGGGGCGTTGCCAAGGGTTGCCATTGGAAAAATGTTTAGCTGCACTTGCCGAGGTTCGTAGCGAAGAGGGCTATATGGCAAAGGTGGAACAGGAAGGCGATAGCTGGTTATTTATCGAAAATCATTGCCCTATCTGCGCTGCGGCAACCGCGTGCCAAAACTTTTGCCGTTCGGAATTGGCGCTATTTCGCGAAGTATTAGGGAGCCAAGTGAATGTTGAACGGGAACAATACCTACTTGATGGCGCAGGGCGTTGTGTGTATAGGGTTACAGTGTGTAGCGAGTTACTTTGA
- a CDS encoding DNA repair ATPase gives MSETQDVNREQEILDSAVAEGGAYEILRKRLTEQGQQLHQKAAQLNDSRLTEFGQSQMDIIGRIRIRTENNCQARDIVRVGDWLLFGYNVFLGLKKETHIEDVFSLYQLTENEGDFDVISVPYEETFLNDTRFVQDFTELYTYYKNTQLLQLVERDGKLLASFQIGDRLTDVRVFRWSISSDKSRIEYIDNRGERDIALPPTNDFEWVRTTRENTVNGRYPHINILDTVFVETIGGDLTIKCENNTEDGLGIYREAVLDKNQSLDDAQIEYAQTGSLILLKILPYREESWRYLVYNILNQTVQRIDAIGQACVQLPEDHGIIFPGGYYLQNGEYKTFEQPMDGMRFRRLRRSPNGEDVLYVFYSPNQGRIALFNYNLIERKLAVPLIGHGYAMLEDGKMVLFEGEGDEATRVHPMQVWQTPFYSDEFADKQPPRGGFLGRIGNADLVRGISEILHVAKEIEGNQVSVSRYEQLSQQPKNLLDIFYWFNDDQCLGIGKLLKEIAQTSELVLDEYEKVESIRQQSVKSMNEAVTRQRSLLSLTLPEGWTDIQQFVDGLNALNAQQGHLISLREFRYMDLTKLSEMENEITEAQQRVSQGTAQFLASDKALQPFKTQLATFEELIEKAQTSAQLDVPMNDMEKMSADLDMLSNLMASLSFDDVTLQTHIIDAISHIYAQLNQSRARLQQKRKSQTSVESVAQFGAQFRLFSQGITNALSLATDPERCDDQLSRLLVQLEELESQFSHHDEFLDDILAKREELLETFESHKQVLIDDRQRRSQNLLTAADRLLESLQRRTVRLQNQDELNAFFATDPLAQKTREIIEKLREINDNVKADDIDARLKASRDQAIRILRDKTDIFEDGGNIIKLGRHRFSVNTQELDLTILPKDNQLWVYLTGTDFQEPIDNAELAELQPYWTANLESESDTVYRAEYLAYSIIYAAAKRQDGLDYDTLKSALSAPEKIDKLVRDFSAPRYKEGYEKGIHDHDAIAILKKLIPIGESADLLRFNPTARAIATIFWHHIQNNEYPAQWPERARTAMNIRQLFNNDDALLDLQAEIEADISLFLQDNPINCQAHEQAQAAEYLSFALARTPIELVYSKYARDLVAALQTRLEDAHMWLDFNHSQQNLGTRYAQRWALLQNWLQGLCSIDEFTHLRPYIPGAIAIIILDKIASARYSEADLYFKVTGLLGDHPTIHNQTLSLSLDDFFSRMREQRKQFIPAFRQYQALRQRIVSEERSRLKLHEFKAKPLSSFVRNKLINDVYLPIIGDNMAKQIGALGENKRTDLMGLLLMISPPGYGKTTLMEYAADRLGLIFMKINGPALGHDVLSLDPEQAPNATARQELEKLNLALEMGNNVMLYVDDIQHTHPEFLQKFISLCDGTRRIEGVWKDKTKTYDMRGKKFCVVMAGNPYTESGEVFRIPDMLANRADIYNLGEVLGGMDEAFALSYIENSLTSNPVLAPLALRDLNDLYLLVDKAMGKSVSTNALSYPYSDAEVNEITAVISRLLNLRDVVLKVNQQYIASAAQSDKYRTEPAFRLQGSYRNMNKLSEKVSSVMNDDELERLLDDHYLGEAQLLTTGAEENLLKLAELRGRLNEKDAARWQQIKKDFLRNKALGGDNADVGDRVVTQLAQLVESVQSLGHR, from the coding sequence ATGTCAGAAACCCAAGATGTGAATCGCGAACAGGAAATTCTCGACAGTGCCGTCGCAGAAGGTGGCGCGTACGAAATATTACGCAAGCGCCTAACCGAACAAGGGCAGCAACTTCACCAAAAAGCAGCTCAACTCAACGACAGCCGGTTGACTGAATTTGGTCAAAGCCAGATGGACATCATCGGGCGTATCCGTATTCGTACCGAAAATAATTGCCAAGCAAGGGATATTGTCCGCGTCGGTGATTGGCTGCTATTTGGCTATAACGTTTTTCTGGGTCTGAAAAAAGAAACTCACATTGAAGATGTTTTTTCACTATATCAACTAACTGAAAATGAAGGTGATTTTGATGTAATCTCTGTCCCTTACGAAGAGACATTCCTCAATGACACCCGCTTTGTTCAAGATTTTACTGAGCTGTATACCTATTACAAAAACACGCAATTACTGCAATTGGTCGAGCGTGATGGCAAGCTGTTAGCCAGCTTTCAAATTGGTGATCGGTTAACCGATGTGCGTGTTTTCCGCTGGTCAATTTCCAGCGATAAATCCCGTATCGAATACATCGATAACCGTGGCGAACGCGATATTGCCCTGCCGCCAACCAATGATTTCGAATGGGTGCGCACCACGCGGGAAAACACCGTTAATGGTCGCTATCCTCACATTAATATACTCGATACCGTCTTTGTGGAAACCATCGGCGGCGACCTAACCATCAAATGTGAAAATAATACCGAAGATGGGTTAGGCATCTACCGCGAAGCGGTACTCGATAAAAACCAATCCCTCGATGATGCGCAGATTGAATATGCGCAGACGGGCAGCCTGATTTTACTCAAAATCTTGCCATACCGCGAAGAAAGCTGGCGCTATCTGGTTTACAACATTCTCAACCAAACCGTTCAACGCATTGATGCCATTGGACAAGCATGCGTGCAGTTGCCGGAAGATCACGGCATTATCTTCCCAGGGGGTTACTACCTGCAAAATGGGGAGTATAAAACCTTCGAGCAACCAATGGATGGCATGCGTTTTCGCCGCCTGCGTCGTTCGCCTAACGGGGAGGATGTGCTGTATGTATTTTATTCCCCAAACCAAGGTCGTATCGCCCTTTTCAATTACAACCTGATTGAACGTAAACTCGCTGTACCATTAATCGGCCACGGTTATGCCATGCTCGAAGATGGCAAAATGGTGCTGTTCGAAGGGGAAGGCGATGAAGCCACCCGCGTACACCCAATGCAGGTGTGGCAAACCCCATTCTATTCTGATGAATTTGCTGATAAGCAACCGCCACGGGGTGGGTTTCTTGGGCGTATCGGTAATGCCGATTTAGTCCGTGGGATCTCCGAAATTCTCCATGTCGCCAAAGAGATTGAAGGCAACCAAGTTTCCGTTTCTCGATATGAACAACTTAGCCAGCAACCGAAAAACTTGCTGGATATTTTCTATTGGTTTAACGACGACCAATGCTTAGGCATTGGCAAACTCTTAAAAGAGATTGCCCAAACCAGTGAGCTGGTGCTCGACGAATACGAAAAAGTCGAAAGCATCCGCCAACAATCCGTCAAATCCATGAATGAGGCGGTCACTCGCCAACGCTCCTTACTGTCCCTCACATTGCCGGAGGGATGGACGGATATTCAACAATTTGTGGATGGGCTAAACGCCTTAAACGCCCAACAAGGGCACCTGATTTCATTGCGAGAATTCCGCTATATGGATCTCACTAAACTCAGTGAGATGGAAAATGAAATCACCGAGGCACAGCAGCGCGTCTCCCAAGGTACTGCGCAGTTTCTTGCCAGCGACAAAGCTCTGCAACCATTTAAAACTCAGCTCGCAACCTTTGAAGAGTTAATTGAAAAGGCACAAACCAGCGCGCAGTTAGATGTCCCAATGAATGACATGGAAAAAATGTCAGCAGATTTGGATATGCTCTCTAACTTAATGGCTTCCTTGAGTTTTGATGATGTCACTTTACAGACCCATATCATCGATGCCATTTCGCACATTTATGCCCAATTAAACCAATCTCGCGCCCGTTTACAGCAAAAACGCAAATCCCAAACCAGTGTTGAGAGCGTGGCGCAATTTGGGGCGCAGTTCCGCCTATTTAGCCAAGGGATCACTAACGCACTATCCCTCGCGACTGACCCGGAACGTTGTGATGATCAGTTATCCCGATTACTGGTTCAATTAGAAGAGCTAGAAAGTCAGTTTAGCCATCATGATGAATTTCTTGACGATATTCTGGCAAAACGTGAAGAATTACTGGAAACGTTTGAGTCCCATAAACAAGTCTTGATTGATGACCGCCAGCGCCGTTCGCAGAATTTATTAACCGCCGCCGACCGCTTGTTAGAAAGCCTTCAGCGCCGCACTGTACGCCTGCAAAACCAAGATGAGCTGAATGCGTTTTTTGCTACCGACCCACTCGCGCAAAAAACCCGTGAAATCATCGAAAAACTTCGGGAAATCAACGATAACGTTAAAGCCGACGATATCGACGCCAGACTCAAAGCCTCTCGCGACCAAGCCATTCGTATTCTGCGAGATAAAACCGACATCTTTGAAGATGGTGGAAACATTATTAAGCTGGGTCGTCACCGTTTCAGTGTGAACACCCAAGAGCTTGACCTGACTATCTTGCCAAAAGATAACCAGCTGTGGGTGTACCTCACCGGAACGGATTTCCAAGAACCGATTGATAATGCTGAACTTGCTGAATTACAGCCTTATTGGACCGCTAATCTTGAGTCCGAATCTGATACCGTTTATCGTGCTGAATACCTTGCGTATTCCATCATTTATGCCGCGGCAAAACGCCAAGATGGCTTGGATTACGACACCTTAAAAAGTGCTCTGTCTGCCCCTGAAAAAATCGATAAACTGGTGCGTGATTTTTCGGCGCCACGCTACAAAGAAGGCTACGAAAAAGGGATCCACGACCACGACGCTATCGCGATATTGAAAAAACTGATCCCGATTGGTGAAAGCGCGGATTTACTGCGTTTCAACCCAACGGCTCGCGCTATCGCGACGATTTTCTGGCATCACATTCAAAACAACGAATACCCTGCCCAATGGCCAGAACGTGCCAGAACCGCGATGAATATCCGCCAGCTATTCAATAACGATGATGCCCTTTTAGACCTTCAAGCGGAGATCGAAGCCGATATCAGCTTATTCCTGCAAGATAACCCAATTAATTGCCAAGCTCATGAGCAAGCTCAAGCCGCGGAATACCTCAGTTTTGCATTAGCAAGAACGCCGATTGAATTGGTGTACAGCAAATATGCACGGGACTTAGTGGCAGCACTACAAACGCGCTTAGAAGACGCCCATATGTGGCTGGATTTCAATCATTCACAGCAAAACCTTGGCACTCGCTATGCTCAGCGCTGGGCGCTGTTGCAAAATTGGCTGCAAGGGCTGTGTTCTATTGATGAATTTACACACTTACGCCCGTACATTCCGGGCGCCATCGCCATTATTATCTTAGATAAAATAGCATCCGCACGTTATAGCGAAGCCGATTTATACTTTAAGGTTACTGGATTACTGGGGGATCACCCCACAATCCACAACCAAACTCTCTCGTTAAGTTTGGATGACTTTTTCAGTCGAATGCGCGAACAGCGCAAGCAATTTATTCCGGCTTTCCGTCAATACCAAGCGCTACGTCAACGCATTGTGAGTGAAGAGCGCAGCCGCCTAAAACTCCATGAGTTCAAAGCTAAGCCACTGAGTTCATTTGTGCGTAACAAGCTGATTAATGATGTTTATTTACCGATTATCGGTGACAACATGGCGAAGCAAATTGGTGCTCTAGGCGAAAACAAACGTACCGATTTAATGGGCTTGTTACTGATGATCTCCCCCCCAGGTTACGGTAAAACCACCCTGATGGAGTACGCGGCTGACCGTCTTGGTCTAATCTTTATGAAGATTAATGGTCCTGCACTTGGGCATGATGTGTTGTCCCTCGACCCAGAGCAAGCCCCGAATGCTACCGCCAGACAAGAGCTGGAAAAACTCAACCTCGCCCTCGAAATGGGCAACAACGTGATGCTGTATGTGGATGATATTCAACATACTCACCCAGAGTTTTTACAGAAATTTATCTCCCTGTGTGATGGAACCCGTCGCATCGAAGGGGTATGGAAAGATAAAACCAAAACCTACGATATGCGCGGTAAAAAATTCTGCGTGGTAATGGCGGGTAACCCATATACCGAATCTGGCGAAGTGTTCCGTATCCCTGATATGCTCGCCAACCGTGCGGATATTTATAACCTGGGTGAAGTACTCGGTGGGATGGATGAAGCCTTTGCGTTGAGCTATATAGAAAATAGCCTGACCTCAAACCCAGTATTGGCACCGTTGGCGCTGCGCGATTTAAACGATTTGTACTTGCTAGTGGATAAAGCCATGGGCAAATCAGTCTCCACTAACGCACTCAGCTACCCGTACTCTGATGCAGAAGTCAATGAAATTACTGCAGTTATTTCCCGATTACTCAACCTGCGTGATGTGGTACTGAAGGTAAACCAGCAGTATATTGCCAGTGCCGCACAGTCAGACAAATACCGAACTGAGCCGGCATTCCGTCTGCAAGGCAGTTACCGAAATATGAACAAACTCAGCGAGAAAGTCTCTTCCGTTATGAATGATGATGAATTGGAGAGATTGCTGGATGACCATTATCTTGGGGAAGCGCAATTATTAACGACAGGTGCTGAAGAGAACTTATTGAAGCTGGCAGAATTACGCGGAAGGCTGAATGAGAAAGATGCCGCTCGCTGGCAGCAAATCAAGAAAGACTTCTTGCGTAACAAAGCATTAGGTGGTGATAATGCCGATGTGGGCGACCGCGTTGTGACTCAGCTCGCTCAACTGGTTGAAAGCGTACAATCTCTCGGACATCGATAA
- a CDS encoding rhomboid family intramembrane serine protease yields MQTWLSPRIKLLITLAGLLITIQIANSLSGYALVGFGIQPRTLHGLVGIIFAPLLHGDWAHLLSNLPPLLVLSALLLHDSIRKYAYASAFIIVVGGLIVWLVGRNALHIGASGWIFGLWGLLIAQGFFRRKLLDIIIALLVLFYFGAMASGLLPVHQQISTESHIAGAIAGIAYAWFANKKLRTTPTTTRSK; encoded by the coding sequence ATGCAAACTTGGCTAAGCCCGCGAATTAAATTACTGATTACCCTTGCGGGTTTGCTGATCACGATCCAAATCGCCAATAGTTTAAGTGGCTACGCGCTTGTTGGGTTCGGTATCCAACCCAGAACGCTGCACGGGCTGGTGGGGATTATCTTCGCCCCACTGCTCCACGGGGATTGGGCGCATCTTCTGAGTAATCTGCCGCCATTACTGGTGTTAAGCGCCCTACTGCTACATGATTCCATTCGAAAGTACGCTTACGCCAGCGCATTTATTATTGTGGTTGGCGGCTTGATTGTCTGGCTAGTGGGCAGAAATGCACTGCACATTGGCGCTAGCGGCTGGATTTTTGGGCTTTGGGGTTTATTGATTGCCCAAGGTTTTTTCCGCCGCAAACTATTAGATATCATTATCGCCCTGTTGGTACTGTTCTATTTTGGCGCGATGGCAAGCGGGTTATTGCCTGTTCATCAACAAATATCGACAGAATCCCATATTGCCGGTGCCATCGCCGGAATTGCTTATGCGTGGTTTGCCAATAAAAAACTAAGAACAACACCAACAACGACACGTTCAAAGTAA